ATACCAAGAGCTTTCCTCTATTTACATTCGCCTTGCGCGCCTTTTTAAAGAAGAGTATGCAAACATCGCTGCTTTTCAAGAAAAACAGTCTTAAAAAATAGAAAAAAAGCCGATACTTTCAAAGTATCGGCTTTTTTAGCTGTTTCACATGAAACGTATGTGTTGTTTCACTTTAAAAGAAAAAGTGCTACGATAATGAACAAGTGTAATTTTAATGATAGAAGAAATGAGATGAAAAAATGAGTGAAATGATTTCCCTGCAAATTAAACGTAAAGATGCAGGAAAAATTAAAAGTGGTTTTCCTCTATTAAAAAAAGAGGCCATTGTGAATCCACATGTGCTTAAAAAAGAAGGTCAGCTACTTCGGTTAGTAACAGAAAGTGGCGAATTCTTAGGGACAGGATACTATGGAAAACAAAATAAAGGGTATGGTTGGGTTCTTACAACAAACGAACGCGAGAAGATTGATGAATCTTTTTTTATCAACAAGCTCTCTCAAGCCCTTGCTTATCGTTCTTCATTCTTTCAAAACCTATCCACAACTGCTTTTCGAGTGTTCAATGGTGAAGGAGACGGTATTGGAGGTTTAACAATTGAATATTTTGAAGGATACTATGTTATTAATTGGTACAGTGAAGGAATTTATGCTTTCAAGGATTTAATCTTAAGTGCTTTAAAAAAGGTTGTTCAATATAAAGGATTATATGAGAAGAAGCGTTTTGATCAGCAAGGCCAATATATTGAAGATGATGACTTTGTAGATGGAGAGCGTGCTCAATTTCCGTTAATTATCAAAGAAAATGATGTAAATTTTGCAACATATCTCAACGACGGAGCTATGGTCGGAATTTTCTTAGATCAGCGCAACGTTCGGGAACGTATTAAAGATTATTATGCTAAACATAAAACGGTCCTTAACTTGTTTTCCTATACAGGTGCCTTTTCTGTTAGTGCCGCAGTTGGTGGTGCTT
The sequence above is drawn from the Priestia filamentosa genome and encodes:
- a CDS encoding class I SAM-dependent rRNA methyltransferase, encoding MSEMISLQIKRKDAGKIKSGFPLLKKEAIVNPHVLKKEGQLLRLVTESGEFLGTGYYGKQNKGYGWVLTTNEREKIDESFFINKLSQALAYRSSFFQNLSTTAFRVFNGEGDGIGGLTIEYFEGYYVINWYSEGIYAFKDLILSALKKVVQYKGLYEKKRFDQQGQYIEDDDFVDGERAQFPLIIKENDVNFATYLNDGAMVGIFLDQRNVRERIKDYYAKHKTVLNLFSYTGAFSVSAAVGGASKTTSVDVANRSLSKTIEQFSVNQLDYEDEDIIVEDVFHYFKYAKRKEFTYDLVILDPPSFARSKKFRFSVAKDYQKLLEDTIDLTNDNGVIVASTNYSGFDMKKFKTFIDGAFKAKGERYKILEEYKLPKDFKTNPHFKEGNYLKVVFIQKA